ACGGTCTTGGCTTCAACCTGCTTGATGCCGCCGCCCGAACCGATGGACTGGTAATTCAGGCTGATGCCGGTCTTGGCTTTGTAGGCTTCACCCCATTTGGAAAACACAGGGTAGATGAAGCTGGAACCGGCACCGGAAATGTCGGCAGCAAAAGCCGCACCGGTAAAGGCGACCGAAAAGGCGGCAAGCGCCGCACCCGTGGCGATCTTTTTCATGAAAGTCATCGGAATAATCCCCGTGTTCGTCGAGCAATCTCTCAAAGCCCCAGCGGCTTTTCGAGCGACACTGGCATTGGCCTAAGTCGCTTCCATGAAGCTTTCGTGACAAAATTCCGGCCAGCGAGTGGCATCACGCGGCTGTGATTTTCAGGCCCATAAGCGTAAAGTTGGCGTGATTTTCCTTCCATTTGCAATCAGGTTTCCCTTCCCCTCTTTCCGCCTGTTTTTTTCTCAATTCACCGTCCCGCTGCCGGGATTGGAATGAAACAAGAACGTTTTCACTGGCCTTTCGAGGTAGAATCACTACATTGAAGGGCATGAGCAACGGTTTTGACGATATTCCCTTCTTTGACGAAGAGCCTGCACCCCGGACCTCCGCAAAAGGAGCGAAAGCCACGGATGCGCCTGCGCCCCAACAGGAGAGCAGCCCTGCGGCAAGCACCAAAGCTGGGGGCGGATTGGGCATCGCGGCGCGTGCCATGGCCGCGCGCGACCAGAACCGCAATCCAGATTACCTCGCAGGCCTCAACCCGGAACAGCGTGAAGCAGTCGAAACCCTGGATGGTCCGGTTCTGGTGCTGGCGGGTGCCGGCACCGGTAAGACGCGAGTGTTGACCACCCGTATCGCCCATATTCTGGCCACCGGCCGCGCTTTCCCCAGCCAAATCCTCTCCGTCACCTTCACCAACAAGGCGGCCCGCGAGATGAAAGAGCGCGTCGGCGTTCTGGTTGGCGGTGCAGTCGAAGGCATGCCCTGGCTTGGCACATTCCACTCCATCGGCGTCAAGCTCTTGCGCCGCCATGCCGAACTGGTCGGCCTGACCTCAGATTTCACTATTCTCGATACCGATGACGTGGTGCGGCTGATCAAGCAGATCATCCAGGCCGAAGGGTTGGACGACAAACGCTGGCCCGCCAAGATGTTTGCCGGAATGATCGACGGCTGGAAAAACAAGGGCCTCGACCCCGCGCAGATCCCCGAGGGCGACGCCCGTGCCTTTGGCAATGGCAAGGGCCGCGAGCTTTACGCCGCCTACCAGGCTCGGCTGAAAAGCCTGAATGCCTGCGATTTCGGCGATCTTCTCCTGCACCCGATCCGGATGTTCCGCGCCAATCCGGATGTGCTGAAGGACTATCACCAGCGCTTTCGCTATATTCTGGTGGATGAATATCAGGACACCAACACGGCGCAATATATGTGGTTGCGGCTGTTGGCGCAGCGGCCAAGCACAAAAACCGCTGACGGCAAGGTCACAAACGGCACAGTGAATATTTGCTGCGTTGGCGACGACGATCAGTCGATCTATGGCTGGCGTGGGGCCGAAGTGGACAATATCCTGCGCTTCGAGAAGGATTTTCCGGGCGCGAAAGTCATCAAACTGGAGCGGAATTACCGCTCGACGGAGCATATTCTTGGCGCTGCCGGTTTTCTGATTGCCCATAACGAGGGTCGTCTGGGTAAGACGCTGTTTACCGACCGGGTCGATCCGAACGACGAAAAAGTCGTGGTGCATGCCGCCTGGGATTCCGAGGAGGAAGCCCGCGCGGTTGGCGAGGAAATAGAACAGCTGCAACGCAACCAGCATAAGCTCAACGACATGGCCATTCTGGTGCGCGCCTCCTTCCAGATGCGCGAGTTTGAAGACCGGTTCGTGACGCTTGGGCTGAACTATCGGGTTATCGGCGGCCCGCGCTTTTACGAGCGATTGGAAATCCGCGATGCCATGGCCTATTTCCGCATGGTCTGCCAGCCCGCTGACGACCTGGCCTTCGAGCGGATCGTCAATACGCCAAAGCGCGGTCTGGGCGACACTACGGTGCGCACCCTGCATGACTATGCCCGCAAACGAGATATTCCGATGCTGGCAGCGGCCTCCGACATCATCGAGACCGATGAGCTGAAGCCGAAGGCGCGCAAGGCGCTGTTTGACGTGGTGACGGATTTCCGCCGCTGGCAGGATCTGCTGGAAAACACGCCGCATACCGAGCTTGCCGAACAGATCCTCGACGAGAGCGGCTATACCGCCATGTGGCAAAACGACAAATCGGCGGAAGCACCAGGGCGGCTGGAAAACCTGAAGGAACTGATCCGCTCGATGGAAGCCTTCGAGAGCATGCGCAGCTTCATGGAGCATGTCTCGCTGGTGATGGATGCCGAGACCAACGAAAATCTCGACGCCGTATCGATCATGACGCTGCATTCCGCCAAGGGGCTGGAATTTGAGACCGTGTTCCTGCCCGGCTGGGAAGAAGGCCTATTTCCGCATCAGCGCGCACTGGACGAAGGCGGACGCGCCGCGCTGGAGGAAGAACGGCGGCTGGCCTATGTCGGCCTGACGCGGGCCAAGCGCCGCTGCCACCTGTGGTTCGTTTCCAACCGGCGCATCCATGGCCTGTGGCAATCAACCATGCCGTCGCGCTTCCTGGATGAACTACCGCCCGCCCATGTGGAAGTGGCCGAAGTGGAAACCAGCTACGGCGGCTATGGACGCGGCGGCTACGGCCAGTCCCGCTTCGACAAGCAGGAACCGTTCACCAATTCCTACTCCACCCCCGGCTGGAAGCGCGCCCAGGCCAACAAAACCGACGCCACCCGCGAAAACTGGGGCAGCCGCTCCGGCCACGCGGTGGAACGCATCGGCTACGGCGAAAGCGGCCCCCGCGGCCAAACCATCGACGGCCAGTTGGTCGCCAAATCCACCAGCAATGAACCGTCAAAGTTCTCCGTCGGCGACCGGGTTTTTCATATCAAATTCGGCAACGGCAATGTGTCTGTCGTTGAGGGAAACAAGCTGACGATCGATTTTGATCGGGCGGGGCAAAAGCGGGTGCTGGATGGGTTTGTGGAGCGGGCTTAGCTTTGAGGGAAATTTTTAATGTCTAAACCCTAGATAGAGAAATCAACTTCTCTGGGGTAGTTTACATGACATCATTTGAGACCTTTGAAGATGCACTTTCCGATGCAAAAGGTCAGAAAAACCTTTTGGTTGGCAATGGCCTCAGCATCGCGTTTGATGAAAAATTTGGTTATAGTCAATTATTCGATGTAGCAGATTTTATAAATAACAACCCTAAAGTCGCCTCTATTTTTAACGCTCTTAAAACCAAGGACTTCGAAACAGTTGTCGGAGCTCTCTATAGTGCTAGCGAGATTGCTAGGAATTTCGAAGAACACGCTTTTTCAGAAAAAATTATCGACCATATTTCCGTATTAAAGACAGCTCTTATCGAAGCTGTAAGGCACATTCATCCAGGGAGCAGTAACTTGGTAAGTGCCGACCAAGCGGCCAAACTAAGAAGCTTCATGCAACCTTTCTTGATGGAAAATGGCTGCATATTTTCTCTCAACTACGATGCTTTGATTTATTGGTCTTTACTAAAGGACGGAACGCCAAAACTAAATTTTGCAGATGGATTTTCCACGAAAGAAGGGGCAGAACTGAAATTTGCCGGAGATGGATGCCCTAAAGAAATAAACGTGCTGTTTCCGCATGGAACGTTGTTTATATTCGATAAAAATGGCGATGCATTTAAGCCAAAAGCTAAAGAAAAAACGCTCATTGAAATAATTACCGAGCATATGGAAAATGGAAATTTTCCACTTTTCGTCAGCGAGGGAAGCTCGGAGCAAAAGTTAATGGCTATAAGAAAGAGTTTCTATTTAAATTACGCATATGAAAAAATAGAAAGGCAACAAGACAACTTTTTCACCTTCGGCCACTCACTTGATCTTCAGTCAGACGGACACATTTTCAGAAAAATTGCTGAAAATAAGAACGTCTCAAACCTTTATGCGTCGTACTACGACAGTAAGGAAGCGCTGTTGGGAAATCTTCATCACCTGCTGGACGCAGCCAAGCGTGATTCGACAAATCCATTGAATATACATACATTTCCCGCGAAAAGTGTATCCTGTTGGTAGAGAAGCGAAAGCATAAAGAGGCTAAATCAGGACCTTATGGTACCGTGTCGAACCCTGAATCCGCGCGACGCTTTAAACCAAAAACCTTGCATATTGCACCACAAATGGAGATATACTATATGTAGGCACATCCCTACATGGAGCCAATTATGGGTACATCCAGCCTAACCAGCAGAGAGCTCAATCAAGACGTCAGCCGCGCAAAACGCGCTGCTGAGACGGGGCCTGTTGTCATTACGGATCGTGGCAGACCATCGCATGTGCTGATGACCTATGAGGATTTCGAGCGGTTGACCGGCAAGCGTCGTAACCTTGTTGAGGAGCTGTCCATGCCCGGCTTGTCGTCTATCGATTTCGATCCGCCGCGCGTCCTGGTTTCGGGCCGTGAGGTCGATTTGTCCTGAACTATCTACTGGACACGAATGTCGTCTCGGAACTGCGCAAAGTGGGAGATGGCAAGGCAGACCGGAATGTGACGGAATGGATTGGTGCGCAGGATTCTCGCACTCTGTTTATTTCCGCGATCACCATCCTGGAGCTGGAGCGCGGCATATTGAGCCTTCAGCGGCGCGATATAGCGCAGGGTTCTCGCCTAAGAGCATGGATGGATGGCCGCGTTCGTCCAGAATTTGCCGAACGAATTCTGGTTATCGACGATGCAGTCGCGACGCGCTGCGCCCATCTGCATATCCCGGATCGCCGTAATGAGAGCGATGCACTTATCGCAGCCACTGCCCTGGTGCATGGGCTGGCAGTTGTGACACGCAATATTCAGGATTTTGAAGGGACCGGCGTCGTGCTGATCAACCCTTGGGCTGCGTGACGTGAACAGTCATCCTTGATGAGCCTTCACATTAACCCAGCGCTTCTTCATTCCGATGCAGCCACATCAGTTCCATTTGCACGGCGTCCTGGAAATTCATGATCTCGCCACGCATCACGTCTTCGGGGCAGCCGAGGTCGAGGAGTTCGGCGCCGAGCTGGCGGCAGGTGGCGCGCCAGTAGATGGTGGCGTCGTTGCCTTGCAGGCGGTCAAGCGTCACGGCGGCACCGCGCACCATGTCACGGCGGCTGGCCAGCGGGAAGAAGGCCAGCGTCGAGGCGACGGGCTCAAGCTTGGCGGCAGTGTTGGGCATACGAACCATCCTTTATACTGATGATTCGTTTTACGGCTTCATGGTTAAGGTTTGGTTGCCGTAGCGGAAGGACATTTGAATCAATTGTTCCAAAAGAAGACCCCTCCCGGTCAAAACCGGCAGGGGCTGGATGTTTGGAAAGCCGTTTAGGTCAGTGCGTGCCGCCCCCTCACCCCGCTTCCGCTCCGCTCAGCGGACTGACCGGGGCAGAGCCACGGGTCTCTGCCCGTCCTTCGGACCCCCGCTGGGGAGAGGAGGCAACAAGCGTTGCGGCTCCTGCCCTCTTCTCCCCCTTCTTTTTCTGAGGATTGGGGGGAGAAGGTGCCGGCAGGCGGATGAGGGGAGCGAAGCCAAACCTGCCACTCAATAAGCCCCCCCTGAACTCCATGTGAGGTCAGGAGATTGTCATGCCTTCCGTGATTTACGGCAGCGTATAGGCGATCACGTAATCACCCGGCTTGGTGCCAACAGAACCATGACCGCCTGCAACCATCACAACATATTGCTTGCCATTCAGCTCATAGCTCATCGGCGTCGCCTGGCCGCCAGCCGGAAGCCGGCCTTCCCAGAGAACCTTGCCGGTGGCGAGGTCATAGGCGCGCAGATAATTATCGACGGCAGCACCGAGGAAAGCGACGCCGCCCTTGGTAATCATCGGCCCGCCGATGCCGGGTACGCCGACCTTGAAGGGCAGCGGCAGCGGTGTCATGTCATGCACGGTGCCATTGCGGTGCTGATAGGCGATCTTGCCGGTCTTCAGATCGACAGCGGCAACCGTACCCCATGGCGGTGCCTGGCAGGGAATGCCGATGGGCGACAGGAACGGACCCATCTTCACGGCATAGGGTGCGCCATCATTGCGGTTCAGGCCTTGTTCCGAGCCTTTTTCGTCCTGGCCCTTGGCCGGAACCTGATCGCGCGGCACAAGCTGTGAGGTGAAGGCCAGATAAGTCGGCATGCCGAACATCACCTGTTTTTCCGGATCGACAGCCACCGAACCCCAGTTGAACGTGCCGAAATTGCCGGGATAGATGATCGAGCCCTGCAACGATGGCGGGGTATATTGGCCCTCATAGCGCAACTGATGGAACTTGATGCGGCAGGCAAGCTGATCAAGCAGCGTCACGCCCCACATATTGCGCTCTTCCAGCTTCGGTGGGCGGAAGCTTAAGGCCGAAATCGGCTGGGTTGGCGAGGCATGGTCTTCCGGGATGGTGCCGCCGGGGGCCGGAAGCTCCTTGATCGGAATGATCGGCTGGCCAGTGCGCCGGTCCAGCACATAGACATCGCCCTGCTTGGTGGAGGCAACCAGCGCCGGAACAGTGGTGCCACCGCTGTTGATATCGAGCAGCACGGGCTGGGCGGGAACATCCATGTCCCAGAGATCGTGATGGACGAATTGCTGCACCCAGCGATCGGCACCGGTGTTGAGATCGAGCGCCACGACCGAGGAAGAATATTTTTCCACATTGGCGCTGCGGTTCATGCCCAACTGGTCCGGCACCTGATTGCCGAGCGGGATATAAACGAGGCCCAGCTGTTCATCGACCGAGAATACCGACCAGCTATTCGGCGAATTGGCGGTGTAAGTCTGGCCTTGCGGAAGCGGTTGGGTCTGACCCGGATTGCCGCTGTCCCAGTTCCACACCAGCGCGCCGGTCTGGACGTCGAAGGCGCGGATCACGCCGGATTGCTCCTTGGTGGAATAATTGTCGTTGACCGCTCCGCCAATGATGATCTTGCCAGCGGCAATCACCGGCGGCGAGGTCGAGTAATAATAGCCAGCCGGATTGTAGGGCATGCCCTGTTCCAGATGCAGCACGCCCTTGTCGGCAAAGCTTTCGCAGATCTTGCCATTGGCGGCATCAAGCGCGATCAGCCGCGCATCCGAGGTCGGAAGATAGACGCGGGTGGCGCAGGACGCACCGGCTGTGGCAGCAGGATCGGCATAATAGGTGACGCCACGGCAGGTCTGGTGCTGGCGATCCGGGTTCAGTCCGACATTGGGATCATATTTCCATTTCTGCTTGCCGGTCGCCGCATCCACGGCGATGGCCCAATTGTGCGGGGTGCAGAGATAAAGCGTATCGCCCACTTTCAGCGGCGTTACCTGATAGGTGGTCTCGCCGACATCGCCGGGCTGTTTCACATCGCCGGTCTGGTAGGTCCAGGCCGTCTTCAGCGTCTTGACGTTGTCGGTCGTGATCTGGGTGAGCGGCGA
The Allorhizobium ampelinum S4 genome window above contains:
- a CDS encoding ATP-dependent helicase, producing MSNGFDDIPFFDEEPAPRTSAKGAKATDAPAPQQESSPAASTKAGGGLGIAARAMAARDQNRNPDYLAGLNPEQREAVETLDGPVLVLAGAGTGKTRVLTTRIAHILATGRAFPSQILSVTFTNKAAREMKERVGVLVGGAVEGMPWLGTFHSIGVKLLRRHAELVGLTSDFTILDTDDVVRLIKQIIQAEGLDDKRWPAKMFAGMIDGWKNKGLDPAQIPEGDARAFGNGKGRELYAAYQARLKSLNACDFGDLLLHPIRMFRANPDVLKDYHQRFRYILVDEYQDTNTAQYMWLRLLAQRPSTKTADGKVTNGTVNICCVGDDDQSIYGWRGAEVDNILRFEKDFPGAKVIKLERNYRSTEHILGAAGFLIAHNEGRLGKTLFTDRVDPNDEKVVVHAAWDSEEEARAVGEEIEQLQRNQHKLNDMAILVRASFQMREFEDRFVTLGLNYRVIGGPRFYERLEIRDAMAYFRMVCQPADDLAFERIVNTPKRGLGDTTVRTLHDYARKRDIPMLAAASDIIETDELKPKARKALFDVVTDFRRWQDLLENTPHTELAEQILDESGYTAMWQNDKSAEAPGRLENLKELIRSMEAFESMRSFMEHVSLVMDAETNENLDAVSIMTLHSAKGLEFETVFLPGWEEGLFPHQRALDEGGRAALEEERRLAYVGLTRAKRRCHLWFVSNRRIHGLWQSTMPSRFLDELPPAHVEVAEVETSYGGYGRGGYGQSRFDKQEPFTNSYSTPGWKRAQANKTDATRENWGSRSGHAVERIGYGESGPRGQTIDGQLVAKSTSNEPSKFSVGDRVFHIKFGNGNVSVVEGNKLTIDFDRAGQKRVLDGFVERA
- a CDS encoding DUF4917 family protein, translated to MTSFETFEDALSDAKGQKNLLVGNGLSIAFDEKFGYSQLFDVADFINNNPKVASIFNALKTKDFETVVGALYSASEIARNFEEHAFSEKIIDHISVLKTALIEAVRHIHPGSSNLVSADQAAKLRSFMQPFLMENGCIFSLNYDALIYWSLLKDGTPKLNFADGFSTKEGAELKFAGDGCPKEINVLFPHGTLFIFDKNGDAFKPKAKEKTLIEIITEHMENGNFPLFVSEGSSEQKLMAIRKSFYLNYAYEKIERQQDNFFTFGHSLDLQSDGHIFRKIAENKNVSNLYASYYDSKEALLGNLHHLLDAAKRDSTNPLNIHTFPAKSVSCW
- a CDS encoding type II toxin-antitoxin system prevent-host-death family antitoxin, with protein sequence MGTSSLTSRELNQDVSRAKRAAETGPVVITDRGRPSHVLMTYEDFERLTGKRRNLVEELSMPGLSSIDFDPPRVLVSGREVDLS
- a CDS encoding type II toxin-antitoxin system VapC family toxin: MNYLLDTNVVSELRKVGDGKADRNVTEWIGAQDSRTLFISAITILELERGILSLQRRDIAQGSRLRAWMDGRVRPEFAERILVIDDAVATRCAHLHIPDRRNESDALIAATALVHGLAVVTRNIQDFEGTGVVLINPWAA
- a CDS encoding DUF6074 family protein is translated as MPNTAAKLEPVASTLAFFPLASRRDMVRGAAVTLDRLQGNDATIYWRATCRQLGAELLDLGCPEDVMRGEIMNFQDAVQMELMWLHRNEEALG
- a CDS encoding glucose/quinate/shikimate family membrane-bound PQQ-dependent dehydrogenase, producing the protein MILIVTAVVFAVIGLALGGGGGYLLSLGGSPFYLIAGIAFILVALLLVMRKASALWIYGLFILGCLGWAIWEVGFDWWQLGTRGGLVIVLGFVLLLPAIRRRLGPLHRREGGIAASAWPVALPVLVALVVAGYSMTQDPYDKPGTLPMDVASATPSYGGDMADGEWHQYGRTPYGQRYSPLTQITTDNVKTLKTAWTYQTGDVKQPGDVGETTYQVTPLKVGDTLYLCTPHNWAIAVDAATGKQKWKYDPNVGLNPDRQHQTCRGVTYYADPAATAGASCATRVYLPTSDARLIALDAANGKICESFADKGVLHLEQGMPYNPAGYYYSTSPPVIAAGKIIIGGAVNDNYSTKEQSGVIRAFDVQTGALVWNWDSGNPGQTQPLPQGQTYTANSPNSWSVFSVDEQLGLVYIPLGNQVPDQLGMNRSANVEKYSSSVVALDLNTGADRWVQQFVHHDLWDMDVPAQPVLLDINSGGTTVPALVASTKQGDVYVLDRRTGQPIIPIKELPAPGGTIPEDHASPTQPISALSFRPPKLEERNMWGVTLLDQLACRIKFHQLRYEGQYTPPSLQGSIIYPGNFGTFNWGSVAVDPEKQVMFGMPTYLAFTSQLVPRDQVPAKGQDEKGSEQGLNRNDGAPYAVKMGPFLSPIGIPCQAPPWGTVAAVDLKTGKIAYQHRNGTVHDMTPLPLPFKVGVPGIGGPMITKGGVAFLGAAVDNYLRAYDLATGKVLWEGRLPAGGQATPMSYELNGKQYVVMVAGGHGSVGTKPGDYVIAYTLP